CATCTCACTGGCCTGAAGCCCACGCATCTGATGACCATCAAATTTGGACAGGGAGGCAAAGGCCACATGGTCCACATCCATATTCAGCCCCATACCGATGGCATCCGTTGCCACGATATAATCAACCTCGCCTTCTTGATAAAGTCCCACTTGTGCATTGCGCGTGCGTGGCGAGAGTGCGCCAAGCACAACAGCAGCCCCGCCTTTTTGGCGGCGGATGAGTTCTGCAATGGAATACACTTCGGAAGCTGAAAAAGCCACAATGGCACTGCGATTAGGCAAGCGGGTAATTTTTTTGGACCCGTTGTACGTCAGTTTGGAAAAGCGTGGCCGTTCTTCAAATTCCACCCCCTCAACCAAATGACGGATCAGCGGGGCAATGGACTGAGACCCCATAAACATGGTTTCTGAACGTCCACGGGCATTGAGCAAACGATCCGTAAAAATATGCCCCCGATCCGGGTCCGAACACAGTTGAATTTCATCAATGGCGATAAAATCCACATCGCGTTCCAACGGCATAGATTCAACGGTGCAGAGAAAATAACGCGCATGAGGCGGAACGATTCTTTCTTCCCCTGTGATCAGAGCCACTTGCTGGGGGCCTTTAATACTAACAACCCGATCATAGTTTTCACGCGCAAGCAGACGCAAGGGAAAGCCAATAATGCCACTGCCATGCGCCATCATACGCTCAAGGGCGAGATAGGTTTTTCCGGTATTGGTGGGGCCAAGCACGGCAGAAATACGTGCGCGTTGTGATGTGTCAATCTGCATAACGGCGACACAATGGCCCAGTTTTAAAAGATAGGCAAGGCAGACTTAAATGACACAATCAAAAGAAATATAATTGGATACATAAACATTTTATTGACGCATTCCCTATAACCTGAGAAACATCTTTTAGATGTAATTAATGGAATGATGTTATGAAAAATATACAGCGTTATTTGATCGCAGGCGCGATTGCATCAATGATTGGTGGCCAAGCTCTTGCTGATGATCATAAAACGATGGGTCCGCGCTTCTATGTCGGCGGGGCTGTTGGTAAAGCCAGTATTGATACTGGTGTGAGTGGTCTAACAGGCTCAGCAAAACTGGATGAAGATGATACTGGTTTTAAACTTTATGGCGGGGCCGACCTTAACCAGCTCTTTGGGATAGAAGCGCATTATGCCAATTTCGGTGAAGCGGTCTTAACGGGTAGCAACGGGGATAACTTTAACTATAAGGGTGCAACCTACGCCATAATAGCCGATGGCGTAAAAATTTCTGCATCTGCCAAATCGTTAGGGGCAGCAGTAACCGCTGGGGTAAACGTTACAAAATGGCTACGCCCGATGGCGAAGTTGGGTCTGCATCGTTGGGATTTAGATGCCAATGTGACCAGCAGTGCTGGTAGTGCATCTTTAAACGATAGCGGCACTGATGCCTTTTTTGGTTTAGGTCTAGAAGCAAATATTTATCAAGATCTCACCGTGCGTGTTGAAGCCGAACGCTTTAAATTCGAGGATGAAGACGTTGATTTCGTTTCTTTGGGTCTGAAGTACAAGTTCTAATT
This sequence is a window from Terasakiella sp. SH-1. Protein-coding genes within it:
- a CDS encoding outer membrane beta-barrel protein, whose amino-acid sequence is MKNIQRYLIAGAIASMIGGQALADDHKTMGPRFYVGGAVGKASIDTGVSGLTGSAKLDEDDTGFKLYGGADLNQLFGIEAHYANFGEAVLTGSNGDNFNYKGATYAIIADGVKISASAKSLGAAVTAGVNVTKWLRPMAKLGLHRWDLDANVTSSAGSASLNDSGTDAFFGLGLEANIYQDLTVRVEAERFKFEDEDVDFVSLGLKYKF